In one window of Vibrio sp. JC009 DNA:
- a CDS encoding N,N'-diacetylchitobiose phosphorylase codes for MQYGYFDNENREYVITRPDTPAPWTNYLGTEKFCTVISQNAGGYSFYNSPEYNRVTKFRPNAPFDRPGHYVYLRDDESGDYWSVSWQPVAKSLEEADYEVRHGLSYSKFRCDYSGITATKTLFVPKGEDAEVWDLVIKNNSDKPRTISAFSFVEFSFSHIASDNQNHQMSLYSGGTEYREGVIEYDLFYNTDEFEGFYYLASTFTPDSYDGQRDNFLGLYRDESNPVAVEKGHCSNQTQTCYNQCGSLHKQFVIQPGEEVRFAFILGLGKGNGERLRNKYQNPENIDKAFNDIKAHWDKRCSKFQVKSPNKGLDTMINAWTLYQAETCVVWSRFASFIEVGGRTGLGYRDTAQDAMAVPHSNPEMTRKRIVDLLRGQVKAGYGLHLFDPDWFDPEKASVEPSKSPTVVPTPGDEDKIHGIDDTCSDDHLWLIPTICRYVMETGETKFFDEVIPYADGGEACVYDHMKAALEFTDIHVGKTGVAKGLRADWNDCLNLGGGESSMVSFLHYWSLNEFVHLARYLGRGEDVTRYQAMANKVKDVCETHLWDEEGGWYIRGITKNGEKIGTSEQEEGKVHLESNTWAVVSGAVSEERGTKAMNAVDEYLYSDYGLHLNAPSFATPDDDIGFVTRVYQGVKENGAIFSHPNPWAWVAEAKLGRGDRAMKFYDALNPYNQNEMIETRITEPYSYVQFIMGKDHQDHGRANHPWLTGTSGWAYIAATNHILGVRLSFDGLIIDPCIPKEWPGFEVQREWRGATYHIEVKNPDNVSKGVKQVTLNGTEVTGAIAPQAQGSVNYISVTMG; via the coding sequence ATGCAATACGGTTATTTCGACAATGAAAATCGCGAATATGTTATCACCAGGCCGGACACGCCGGCTCCGTGGACGAACTATCTGGGCACGGAAAAATTCTGCACGGTAATCTCGCAGAACGCCGGAGGGTACTCATTCTATAATTCACCGGAATACAACCGGGTAACCAAGTTCCGCCCTAATGCACCCTTTGACCGTCCGGGACACTATGTCTATCTGCGAGATGATGAGAGCGGCGATTACTGGTCTGTTTCATGGCAGCCGGTGGCAAAGAGCCTTGAAGAGGCTGACTACGAAGTTCGTCATGGCCTCTCCTATTCAAAATTCCGTTGTGACTATAGCGGTATAACCGCAACCAAAACTCTGTTTGTGCCAAAGGGCGAAGATGCCGAAGTCTGGGATCTGGTGATTAAAAACAATTCAGATAAACCAAGAACCATCAGTGCTTTCTCTTTTGTTGAGTTCTCCTTCAGCCATATCGCTTCCGACAATCAGAACCATCAGATGTCACTTTATTCCGGCGGCACGGAATACAGAGAAGGGGTGATTGAATACGATCTTTTCTACAACACAGACGAGTTTGAAGGCTTTTACTATCTGGCTTCCACCTTCACGCCTGACAGCTACGATGGTCAGAGAGATAACTTCCTTGGCCTGTACCGGGATGAGTCCAACCCGGTTGCAGTGGAGAAAGGACATTGTTCAAACCAGACTCAAACCTGTTACAACCAGTGCGGATCGCTGCATAAGCAGTTTGTTATCCAGCCGGGTGAAGAGGTGCGCTTTGCCTTTATTCTAGGGCTAGGCAAAGGCAATGGAGAAAGATTAAGAAACAAATATCAGAATCCGGAGAATATTGATAAGGCCTTTAACGATATCAAGGCTCACTGGGATAAGCGTTGCAGTAAGTTTCAGGTGAAGTCCCCGAACAAAGGGCTGGATACCATGATTAACGCCTGGACACTTTATCAGGCCGAGACCTGTGTGGTCTGGTCCCGTTTCGCCTCTTTTATTGAAGTGGGAGGAAGAACCGGCCTTGGTTACAGGGATACCGCTCAGGATGCCATGGCCGTTCCTCACTCCAACCCTGAAATGACCAGAAAGCGAATTGTGGATCTGCTTCGCGGTCAGGTAAAAGCCGGTTATGGCCTGCATCTTTTTGATCCCGACTGGTTTGATCCTGAAAAAGCCAGTGTTGAGCCTTCAAAGTCACCAACCGTTGTACCGACACCAGGTGATGAAGATAAGATCCACGGCATTGATGATACCTGCTCAGACGATCACCTCTGGCTGATCCCGACCATCTGCCGCTATGTGATGGAGACTGGCGAGACGAAGTTCTTTGACGAGGTGATTCCCTATGCCGATGGCGGCGAAGCCTGCGTTTATGATCATATGAAAGCAGCGCTGGAGTTTACCGACATACATGTAGGCAAAACCGGGGTAGCAAAGGGTTTGAGAGCTGACTGGAATGACTGCCTGAACCTTGGTGGTGGCGAGTCATCCATGGTTTCCTTCCTGCATTACTGGTCACTCAATGAGTTTGTCCATCTGGCCCGTTACCTTGGCAGAGGCGAAGATGTTACCCGCTATCAGGCCATGGCAAATAAAGTAAAAGATGTCTGTGAAACTCACCTCTGGGATGAAGAAGGTGGCTGGTATATCCGTGGCATCACGAAAAACGGAGAAAAAATCGGAACCAGTGAACAGGAGGAAGGCAAGGTTCATCTTGAATCAAACACCTGGGCAGTAGTTTCCGGTGCGGTTTCAGAAGAGCGCGGCACAAAAGCCATGAACGCAGTCGATGAATATCTCTATTCAGACTACGGACTGCATCTGAATGCCCCTTCCTTTGCCACACCAGATGATGATATCGGCTTTGTTACCCGTGTCTATCAGGGAGTAAAAGAGAACGGCGCCATCTTCTCGCACCCTAACCCATGGGCCTGGGTTGCTGAAGCTAAGCTTGGCCGGGGAGACAGGGCAATGAAGTTCTACGACGCCCTGAATCCGTATAACCAGAACGAGATGATCGAAACCCGCATCACCGAACCATACTCTTATGTTCAGTTCATTATGGGCAAAGACCATCAGGATCATGGCAGAGCGAACCACCCATGGCTGACCGGCACTTCCGGCTGGGCATATATTGCAGCAACCAACCATATTCTGGGTGTGAGATTAAGCTTTGACGGCCTGATTATTGACCCATGTATTCCAAAAGAGTGGCCAGGCTTTGAGGTCCAGCGTGAGTGGCGCGGAGCGACATACCATATTGAAGTAAAGAATCCCGACAACGTCAGTAAGGGTGTAAAACAAGTCACGCTAAACGGGACTGAAGTGACGGGAGCTATCGCTCCTCAGGCACAGGGAAGTGTCAACTATATCAGCGTGACTATGGGCTAA
- a CDS encoding glycoside hydrolase family 9 protein: MQLLTNHIGYELTGEKKAILMTGKKLTQPLTAQLISGESKECVAEFDLLYQGRVANWHCGLFYSIDLSRWTEKGSYYLAVGEARSHVFIIDEDVLITHTFSDLLHYFKSQRCGGIYEQQDKNVPLLDSDLCIDARGGWYDASGDVSKYLSHLSYANYLNPQQTPMVVWNMLKGHQLLDSKTDFPPFLKSRLLEEALHGADFLVRMQDPSGFFYMTVFDKWSKDSKQRELCCYSTQEGIKSDDFEAAFRQGGGVAIAALASAARFIYHGEFGQKTYLECAEKGYRHLRENNLRYLPDGEENIIDEYCALLACVELYRTTEKSCYLTEAREWAARLARRQHTDNQFSYYWSANHDGSRPYFHASEAGMPVIALCEYLAIETDEEIKKSIKSKVGVAMIFELTVTQKVINPFGYPRQYVKSVSGNKREAFFIAQDNESGYWWQGENARLASLACAAYLATEAVPSLRLEKTLSDYAQNALNWITGLNPFDICMLDGHGHNNPDYLPHQGFNNAKGGICNGITAGFEDEEDIAFNPEKQKDDMLQNWRWGEQWIPHGAWFLLAVICQFTCSTRE, encoded by the coding sequence ATGCAGCTGCTAACCAACCACATAGGTTATGAATTGACGGGAGAGAAAAAAGCCATTCTCATGACCGGTAAAAAGCTGACTCAGCCATTAACCGCACAACTTATTTCGGGGGAAAGTAAGGAGTGCGTCGCTGAGTTTGATCTGCTCTATCAGGGCAGAGTGGCCAACTGGCACTGCGGTCTCTTCTACAGCATAGATCTCTCACGCTGGACTGAAAAAGGATCCTACTATCTGGCTGTGGGAGAGGCCCGTTCTCACGTGTTTATTATTGATGAAGATGTGCTGATTACGCACACCTTCTCAGATCTCCTTCACTATTTTAAATCTCAACGCTGCGGCGGGATCTATGAACAGCAGGATAAAAATGTACCTCTGCTGGATAGCGATTTGTGCATTGATGCAAGAGGCGGCTGGTACGATGCATCCGGAGATGTGAGTAAGTACCTGAGTCACCTCTCTTATGCCAATTACCTGAACCCTCAGCAAACGCCAATGGTTGTCTGGAATATGCTGAAGGGTCATCAGTTGCTTGACAGTAAAACTGATTTCCCGCCTTTTCTGAAAAGCCGTCTTCTGGAAGAAGCTTTGCATGGCGCGGATTTTCTGGTTCGCATGCAGGATCCATCCGGCTTTTTCTATATGACAGTGTTTGATAAGTGGAGTAAAGACAGCAAGCAGCGGGAGCTTTGCTGTTACTCAACTCAGGAGGGCATTAAATCCGACGATTTTGAGGCAGCGTTTCGCCAAGGGGGTGGAGTTGCAATTGCTGCTCTGGCATCTGCTGCCCGTTTTATTTATCACGGCGAATTCGGCCAGAAAACCTATCTGGAATGCGCCGAAAAAGGCTACCGGCATCTGAGAGAAAATAACCTGCGCTACCTGCCCGATGGTGAAGAAAATATCATCGATGAGTACTGCGCTCTGTTAGCCTGCGTGGAACTCTACCGCACGACAGAAAAAAGTTGTTATCTGACTGAAGCCCGGGAATGGGCGGCAAGGCTTGCCAGACGCCAGCACACAGATAATCAGTTTTCATATTACTGGTCAGCAAACCATGACGGCTCTCGTCCCTATTTTCATGCCTCGGAAGCGGGCATGCCGGTTATCGCTCTTTGTGAATATCTTGCAATCGAAACCGATGAAGAAATAAAAAAATCAATAAAATCAAAAGTCGGGGTTGCCATGATCTTTGAGCTCACAGTAACTCAAAAGGTCATCAATCCCTTTGGTTATCCAAGGCAGTACGTTAAGTCAGTTTCGGGCAATAAGCGCGAGGCGTTTTTTATTGCTCAGGACAATGAGTCCGGTTACTGGTGGCAGGGGGAAAACGCCCGGCTGGCTTCTCTGGCCTGCGCCGCCTATCTGGCAACCGAAGCCGTTCCTTCTCTCAGGTTAGAAAAAACGCTGTCAGATTATGCGCAGAATGCACTGAACTGGATTACCGGCCTTAACCCTTTCGATATCTGCATGCTGGACGGGCACGGTCATAACAACCCGGACTACCTCCCTCACCAGGGCTTTAACAATGCTAAAGGAGGGATCTGCAACGGAATCACCGCAGGTTTTGAAGACGAGGAAGATATCGCCTTTAACCCGGAGAAACAGAAAGATGACATGCTGCAAAACTGGCGCTGGGGAGAGCAATGGATCCCCCACGGAGCCTGGTTCCTGCTCGCCGTTATCTGCCAGTTTACCTGTTCAACAAGAGAGTAA
- a CDS encoding ABC transporter ATP-binding protein, producing the protein MSNHFGELLVEGNNLIKDFPITSNALKQPMMRAINDVSFRMYKSRGLAVVGESGSGKSTTAKMIARMYAPTGGHIEYKGRDIQTIQKRADLMKYREGVQMVWQDPFGSLNPTHTIFHHIARPLLIHKKVTKGNKKELQERVYDLLEQVGLIPPKETAAKYPHQLSGGQRQRVNLARNIAVGAEVVLADEPTSMLDVSIRAGVLNLMEEMKFEKQMSLLYITHDIATARYIAEDLAVMYVGHMVEWGDTEEIIHDPQHPYTQLLVSAVPDPKKSIHEKLKGNKGEIPLWTPDSTGCPFAGRCIHATARCKEQLPGVTKLSDNHFVRCYLFE; encoded by the coding sequence ATGAGTAACCATTTCGGCGAACTGCTGGTTGAAGGTAATAACCTGATTAAGGATTTTCCTATCACCAGCAACGCACTAAAGCAGCCTATGATGCGCGCAATTAATGATGTGTCATTCAGAATGTATAAAAGCCGGGGTCTGGCTGTTGTCGGGGAATCCGGTTCAGGCAAGTCAACTACGGCTAAGATGATCGCCAGGATGTACGCCCCCACCGGCGGGCATATCGAGTACAAGGGCCGTGATATCCAGACAATTCAGAAGCGTGCAGACCTGATGAAGTACCGCGAAGGCGTGCAGATGGTCTGGCAGGATCCCTTCGGTTCACTCAATCCGACCCACACCATATTCCACCATATCGCCAGACCGCTTCTGATCCACAAGAAGGTGACGAAGGGGAACAAAAAAGAGCTGCAGGAGCGGGTTTATGATCTACTGGAACAGGTGGGTCTTATCCCGCCAAAGGAAACGGCAGCTAAGTACCCGCACCAGCTTTCCGGTGGTCAGCGCCAGCGGGTAAACCTTGCACGCAATATCGCTGTGGGCGCTGAGGTGGTTCTGGCCGATGAGCCAACTTCTATGCTGGATGTCTCTATCCGGGCCGGGGTTCTGAACCTGATGGAAGAGATGAAATTTGAGAAGCAGATGTCTCTGCTCTACATCACTCACGATATCGCCACAGCCCGCTATATCGCGGAAGATCTGGCGGTAATGTACGTGGGCCATATGGTGGAATGGGGAGATACGGAAGAGATCATTCACGATCCACAGCACCCTTATACCCAGCTTCTGGTTTCCGCCGTTCCGGATCCTAAAAAGTCGATCCACGAAAAGCTCAAAGGCAATAAGGGAGAGATCCCGCTCTGGACACCTGACTCCACAGGCTGCCCTTTCGCCGGCCGCTGCATACATGCAACAGCCCGCTGTAAAGAACAGTTACCAGGAGTAACTAAGTTGTCCGACAACCATTTTGTGCGTTGTTACTTGTTTGAATAA
- a CDS encoding ABC transporter ATP-binding protein yields MTNPLISIRNLCVDYITDAGDVRACNNISFDIGKGEVFGLAGESGCGKSTVAFSLMRLHKPPAFITGGEVFFNGEDILKYSDARMQSFRWSEMSMVFQSAMNALNPVLTMEEQFCDVIMRHTSMTRQQAKSRAEGLLEIVDIHPSRLTDYPHQFSGGMRQRLVIAIALALNPKMIIMDEPTTALDVVVQREILQKIYALKEEFGFSIMFITHDLSLMVEFSDRIGIMYSGELIEVAPSKDILESPYHPYTKGLGSSFPPLTGPKTKLTGIPGNPLNLLEIPQGCRFQARCEKVSEICRQQTTQLRQIKPNRFSNCHLYGEQIALAQV; encoded by the coding sequence ATGACTAATCCGTTAATTTCAATCCGTAATCTGTGCGTCGACTATATCACTGACGCCGGTGATGTCCGTGCCTGCAACAATATCAGTTTCGATATTGGTAAAGGTGAGGTTTTCGGTCTGGCCGGTGAATCCGGATGCGGTAAATCCACCGTGGCCTTTTCACTGATGCGGCTGCATAAGCCACCAGCGTTTATCACCGGAGGAGAAGTGTTCTTCAACGGTGAGGATATCCTTAAATACAGCGATGCCAGAATGCAGTCATTCCGCTGGAGTGAGATGTCCATGGTTTTCCAGAGTGCAATGAATGCGCTGAACCCGGTTCTGACCATGGAAGAGCAATTCTGTGATGTGATTATGCGTCACACCAGTATGACCCGCCAGCAGGCGAAAAGCCGGGCGGAAGGTCTGCTGGAAATAGTGGATATTCATCCAAGCCGTTTAACTGACTATCCGCACCAGTTCTCAGGTGGTATGCGTCAGCGTCTGGTGATCGCCATTGCTCTGGCCCTGAATCCGAAGATGATCATTATGGATGAACCGACAACGGCGCTGGATGTGGTGGTTCAGAGGGAGATTCTGCAAAAAATCTATGCGCTGAAAGAAGAGTTCGGGTTCTCGATTATGTTTATCACCCATGACCTTTCTCTGATGGTGGAGTTCTCGGATCGTATCGGGATCATGTATTCAGGTGAACTGATAGAAGTCGCACCTTCAAAGGATATTCTTGAAAGCCCTTATCACCCGTACACCAAAGGTCTGGGAAGCTCGTTCCCTCCGTTAACAGGACCAAAGACCAAGCTGACGGGTATTCCCGGCAATCCGCTTAATTTACTTGAAATTCCGCAGGGGTGTCGTTTTCAGGCGCGATGCGAAAAAGTCAGCGAGATATGCCGTCAGCAAACGACACAACTAAGACAAATTAAGCCGAACCGCTTCTCCAACTGCCACCTGTATGGCGAGCAGATAGCTCTGGCACAAGTGTAA
- a CDS encoding ABC transporter permease, producing MKGFIKLILGNRMALTGVSILGIFIFIALAAPLITKHAPDKRSGNPHEYPAFVVKSAQGNPDGWVAQSLATDRRTMHMSKEADHVLGTSRMGRDIWSQVAYGARVSLAVGFGAGLTVCFLATVIGVSAGYFGGRVDDFLTAAMNIMLVIPQYPLLFVVAAFIGEAGPLTIALIIGCTSWAWGARVIRSQTLALREKEFVKAAEVLGEKSWRIIFVEILPNLISIVGASFIGSVMYAIMMEATISFLGLGDPNTISWGIMLYNVQTSSSMLIGAWWELLAPCLSLTLLVTGLALLNFAVDEIANPQLRSHKGMKRWKKMAKKDKQERQPELFPQRKELWDGE from the coding sequence ATGAAAGGTTTTATTAAGCTAATTCTGGGTAACCGTATGGCGCTGACCGGCGTATCTATACTGGGCATATTTATCTTTATTGCGCTTGCCGCGCCTTTAATCACCAAGCACGCTCCGGACAAGCGGAGCGGTAACCCACACGAATATCCGGCCTTTGTGGTCAAGAGTGCGCAAGGTAATCCGGACGGATGGGTGGCGCAGAGCCTTGCCACCGACCGCCGCACAATGCATATGTCGAAAGAAGCCGATCATGTGCTGGGCACTTCCCGCATGGGGCGCGATATCTGGTCTCAGGTGGCGTACGGTGCAAGGGTTTCACTTGCCGTTGGTTTTGGTGCAGGCCTGACCGTCTGTTTTCTGGCAACTGTCATTGGCGTTTCAGCCGGTTACTTTGGCGGACGGGTGGATGATTTTCTTACCGCTGCTATGAACATTATGCTGGTGATTCCTCAGTACCCGCTGCTGTTTGTGGTTGCCGCCTTTATCGGTGAAGCCGGGCCGCTCACTATTGCTCTGATTATCGGCTGTACCTCCTGGGCCTGGGGCGCAAGGGTCATCCGCTCACAGACTCTTGCCCTGCGTGAAAAGGAGTTTGTTAAAGCGGCCGAAGTACTTGGTGAGAAGTCATGGCGCATCATCTTTGTGGAAATACTGCCAAACCTGATCTCCATTGTGGGCGCCAGTTTTATCGGCTCGGTGATGTACGCCATCATGATGGAAGCGACCATTTCCTTCCTTGGTCTGGGCGACCCGAACACCATCAGCTGGGGCATCATGCTGTACAACGTACAGACGTCATCTTCCATGCTAATCGGCGCATGGTGGGAACTGCTTGCTCCGTGTCTGTCCCTGACACTGCTTGTTACCGGCCTTGCCCTGCTTAACTTCGCTGTCGATGAAATTGCCAACCCTCAGCTTCGCTCCCACAAGGGAATGAAACGCTGGAAGAAGATGGCAAAAAAAGACAAGCAAGAGCGCCAACCAGAACTATTCCCTCAGCGTAAAGAACTATGGGATGGAGAGTAA
- a CDS encoding ABC transporter permease, with amino-acid sequence MGYFLRRLSFYLIALLVAATLNFIIPRAMPGDPVTMMFANATTQVTPERIEAMKQLLGFVDGPIWMQYLTYMKSILSWELGTSIKFYPLSVNELLGSAFGWSLFLAGTAVVISFSIGSILGIFAAWKRGSKYDAMVTPGTLIIQAVPQVVIAMLAMFVFAIGFKWFPTGYAYTPGSTPDWTSWAFIKDVAYHAVLPLFCASVVQIGGFLVNMRNNMINLLAEDYITMAKGKGLSENRVVFNYAARNALLPSVTALSMSLGMAIGGQLIIEIIFNYPGLGTVLFNAITARDYQVLQGQLLIMTLFMLCFNLLADMLYVVLDPRLRKGGK; translated from the coding sequence ATGGGTTATTTTCTGAGACGACTCTCTTTTTATCTGATTGCGCTGCTTGTCGCCGCAACACTGAATTTTATTATCCCCCGGGCCATGCCGGGCGATCCGGTCACCATGATGTTCGCCAATGCGACCACACAGGTTACCCCGGAACGTATTGAAGCTATGAAACAGCTTCTTGGTTTTGTCGACGGTCCAATCTGGATGCAGTACCTGACCTATATGAAAAGCATCCTGAGCTGGGAGCTGGGTACCTCAATTAAGTTTTATCCGCTAAGCGTAAACGAACTTCTGGGCAGTGCCTTTGGCTGGTCTTTGTTCCTTGCCGGCACCGCTGTGGTTATCTCCTTCTCCATAGGTTCCATCCTGGGCATATTTGCCGCCTGGAAGCGGGGCAGTAAATACGACGCCATGGTCACACCGGGCACTCTGATTATTCAGGCGGTTCCTCAGGTGGTTATCGCTATGCTGGCGATGTTTGTCTTTGCCATCGGCTTTAAATGGTTCCCGACCGGCTATGCCTATACACCAGGCAGCACGCCTGACTGGACTAGCTGGGCATTTATTAAAGACGTTGCCTATCACGCTGTGCTTCCTCTTTTCTGTGCATCTGTCGTTCAGATTGGCGGCTTTCTGGTGAACATGCGTAACAACATGATCAACCTGCTGGCTGAAGACTATATCACCATGGCAAAGGGTAAGGGCCTGAGCGAAAACCGGGTGGTCTTTAACTACGCCGCCAGAAACGCTCTGCTGCCAAGTGTAACTGCTTTGTCCATGTCTCTGGGCATGGCTATCGGTGGTCAGCTGATTATCGAAATTATCTTTAACTATCCGGGTCTTGGCACTGTTCTGTTTAACGCCATCACAGCCCGTGACTATCAGGTTCTTCAGGGACAACTGCTGATTATGACGCTGTTTATGCTCTGCTTTAACCTGCTGGCAGACATGCTTTATGTGGTTCTTGACCCTCGCCTGCGTAAGGGAGGCAAATAA
- a CDS encoding ABC transporter substrate-binding protein, with the protein MLTMIKKTIVATTVIAATSVSAQALARSELTIVPDFYPTMVRNFNPYLATNLRTTTDFIYEPLVVFNEMHGNTPVMRLAENFSMSDDLMTVTFDLRKGVKWSDGKAFTADDVVFSYKLLEQKPELDQRGINKWIKSVNKVNAHKVEFKLTEENSNVPYEMSHVPVVAKHIWKEVKDPTTFTNEQPVGTGPFTEIDTFTPQLYIQCRNPNYWDNASLKVDCLRVPQIANNDQLLGKIVNSELDWTSSFVPDIDRTYAAASPNHHYWYPASGTQAFVVNYKNPDPAKHEALNNVDFRRAFSMALDRQTIIDIAFYGGGTVNDFASGLGYAFEAWSDKDTHEKFKKFNTYDTQGAKDLLAKAGFKDINKDGFVETPSGKTFELLIQSPNGWTDFNNTVQLAVEQLNEAGIKARARTPEFAVYNQAMLDATYDVAYTNYFHGADPHKYWHSGYSSALQKGEGMPRFAMHFFQNDKLDQLLDSFYKTADKGEQMKIAHGIQRIIAENQVTIPVLSGANMYQYNTTRFTGWWNEENPQGRPNIWAGIPERLLHVLDLKPVN; encoded by the coding sequence CCAGAAGTGAGCTAACCATCGTACCCGACTTCTATCCGACTATGGTTAGAAACTTTAACCCCTATCTTGCAACTAACCTTCGCACCACAACCGACTTTATCTATGAACCTCTGGTGGTTTTCAATGAGATGCACGGCAATACGCCGGTTATGCGTCTGGCAGAAAACTTCTCTATGTCGGATGACCTGATGACCGTGACTTTTGACCTTCGCAAGGGGGTAAAATGGTCTGACGGTAAAGCCTTCACTGCAGATGACGTTGTCTTCTCCTATAAGCTTCTGGAGCAAAAACCAGAGCTGGACCAGCGCGGCATCAACAAATGGATTAAGTCCGTTAACAAAGTCAATGCTCATAAGGTTGAGTTTAAGCTGACAGAAGAAAACTCAAATGTCCCGTACGAAATGTCTCATGTTCCGGTTGTCGCTAAACATATCTGGAAAGAGGTAAAAGACCCGACAACCTTCACCAATGAGCAGCCGGTGGGTACAGGTCCTTTTACCGAAATCGACACCTTTACTCCGCAGCTCTACATTCAGTGCCGCAACCCGAACTACTGGGATAATGCGAGCCTGAAGGTTGATTGTCTGCGCGTGCCTCAGATTGCCAACAACGATCAGCTGCTGGGTAAAATCGTAAACTCAGAACTGGACTGGACCTCTTCATTTGTGCCGGATATCGACCGCACCTATGCCGCAGCCAGCCCGAACCATCACTACTGGTATCCGGCATCCGGTACTCAGGCATTTGTGGTTAACTACAAAAACCCTGATCCGGCTAAGCATGAAGCCCTGAACAATGTGGATTTCCGCCGCGCCTTCTCTATGGCGTTGGATCGCCAGACCATTATTGATATCGCCTTCTATGGCGGTGGCACAGTCAATGACTTTGCATCCGGCCTTGGCTACGCATTTGAAGCCTGGTCAGATAAGGATACCCATGAGAAATTCAAGAAATTTAATACCTACGACACACAAGGAGCGAAGGATCTGCTGGCAAAAGCCGGATTTAAAGACATCAACAAAGATGGCTTTGTTGAAACGCCATCAGGAAAGACTTTTGAGCTGCTGATTCAGTCACCAAACGGCTGGACTGACTTTAACAACACAGTGCAGCTTGCCGTTGAACAGCTAAACGAAGCCGGTATTAAGGCGCGCGCCCGTACTCCTGAGTTTGCGGTATATAACCAGGCGATGCTGGACGCAACTTACGATGTCGCTTACACCAACTACTTCCACGGTGCAGACCCGCACAAGTACTGGCACAGTGGCTACAGCTCAGCACTTCAGAAAGGTGAAGGCATGCCGCGCTTTGCCATGCACTTCTTCCAGAATGACAAACTGGATCAGTTGCTGGACAGCTTCTACAAAACGGCTGACAAAGGTGAGCAGATGAAGATTGCCCACGGCATTCAGAGAATCATCGCTGAAAATCAGGTGACGATTCCGGTTCTCTCCGGTGCCAATATGTATCAGTACAACACCACCCGCTTTACCGGATGGTGGAATGAAGAAAACCCTCAGGGCCGTCCAAATATCTGGGCCGGTATTCCGGAGCGTCTGCTTCATGTGCTGGACCTTAAACCAGTGAACTGA